Genomic DNA from Chlorocebus sabaeus isolate Y175 chromosome 6, mChlSab1.0.hap1, whole genome shotgun sequence:
gattgggcaacatggcaagaccccatctctacaaaaaaaattagccaggtgtggtgatgtgcacctgtactcccagctacttggaaggctgaggcagaaggatgccttgagcccagaagatcgaggctgcagtgagcagtgttcgtgccactgcactcccgcttgggtgagtgaggccctgtctcaacaaaaggACATGTGTAAAATGTCCTCAGGAGTTGATGAAATAatccagccgggtgtggtggctcatgcctggaatccagcactttgggaggccaaggtgggaaggatcactgagcccaagggtttgagacaagcctgggcaacacagtgaggcctcatcactatttaaaaaaaaaatccattacaaGTACTTGTCTGTGTGCCCGGTACATGGTAAGTACACAAAGATGGTAACCATTAGTAGTATCGTCATCTGCATCCGTATCAGTAGCCCACTGGGAAGGCCTGGGTCTCATgttctcttgccactgcctccACGGAGCTGCCTGCACGAGCCTCTGGAAATTATGGAAGAGGgaattttgtttctgatttttttgagacagggtctcactctgtcgcccagagtggagtgcaatgatacaatctcagctcaccacaaccaccaccaccaggctcaagcgattctcctgtctcagcctcctgagtagctgggattataggcgcgcgccactaccacccagctaatttttgtatttttagtggagataggttttcaccatgttggcaaggctggtcttgaactcctgacctcaaatgatccgctggcctcagcctcccagtgctgggattacaggcatgagcccccacgcccggccgGAAGGAGTTTTGGGGTCGAGCTTTTCTAATTTCATCAATGtggaaatggaggcccagagaaggaaCAGGGGGTACTGATACCTCCAGCCACCCTTCCAGGGTTTTCTAGATACTCCgatcttcacaataaccctatgaggaAGAGGAGGGTCTACATACACTTCACGGTGGGGACAGGaaggcccagagaggcaaagTGACTCAGCCTAGGTCATACAGGAGGAGGCCCTGATCAGCGTCTGGACCCGCAGGCCTGGCTTCTGAGTGCAGGAGGTGCTGGCATCATGACATGGAGCCCAGTGGAGGACAATGGCAGGACACGGAAGGTGCCAGACAGGGACaaactgaggcctggagcagGTGAGTTCCGGAAGTAATGCCTCCCACACACCACTTCACTGTCATCTCCTGTCCTGGGGGAAGGAACCCCACCCCCATCTTACAGATGCAGACACTGAATCTCAGAGAAGTAACTGCGTGCCCAAGAGGGCTAAAGAGAAGTGTGGACCTGGGTCAGCCAGCTTCCCCACGATGAGGAAGGCCGACCTGGAGAGGCAGGcctggaggcaggaggctgggccggGCCTGAGAGGATATGAGTCTGGAGGTCTCCGGGGTGGACCACAGTGGGTGAGAAATTCTGGAACTGCACCGAGGTCTTGTTGCCATAGAAGAGATACATGCGGCCTGTAGTaggtggaggaggcagagctccATCTGAGTCCCTCTGACCCCTTCCCCAGGCCCAACCCAAGGTCTCCCTCCCACCCATTCCCACAGTCTCCTGGGACACACCTAGGTTCTGCCGGAACTCTGACTTGACTCCAATCTGCAGCAGCTGGTTCTCGAACAGAACCCCGTTGTTCTTACACACAAACCTGGGTGAGGGTGGCAGGAGGCGCAGGATGACGGGGGTGCCTGTCTGCACCTGACCTAGGCTCTGCACCTGtccccattcccctcccccacctctcccAGGACTCACTTATTCAGCAGTTCATCGGCTTCCGGAATGGGAGGGCCGATGTCTTCAGGACctgggctggaggcagggagTGGAGTGAGATGGGAAGGGACTTGGTGGGGAGGGGCGAAGACCCAGAGCGATTGAGTGTGAGAACAAACCCTAAGGACAGAACCCCAGAACCACATATCCAGACCCCTCACAGAGCTTCGAGGAACCTCACATCCGTCCAGCAGTGGCCTCCAATGGGAATGGGACCCTGGCCCGTGCCCCCGCATCGGCAGGCACCAAGTTTCCCTTTCCTCAAAGTCCCTGCCTCTGCTGCTCATCAGGAACCCGTTGACAAGAGCTCCCAGTCCCCTAACTCTCCCTGGGGACACCCGAGTCTGCCCCCCCGCGACCTCCCACCCCAGGCCACCCCTTACTCAGCAGCTGGAGCTGGGTCAGCCAGCAAAGCCATGGGGCTCTCGGGGGCAGGCGGCTCCAGCTCGCTGGGCCATCCAATCCCagagcagacaagagaagacagGCGTGGCAGCCAATCCCAGACAGGCAGCAAGAGGGccggggagagagagacagagagggagaagggaaggagagaaggagaaaaggaagagcagGCTGAGAAACGGTGACAGGAAAGGAGACAACGAAGGGTGGCCAGTGTCGGCGGAGTCCAgagtgggagagggagggtgtgagcagggaggctggggcagaggagGCAGCAGCCAGGGCTGGCGAAGGCATCGGGATGGAGAGAGGAGTGAgtagggggctggggaggggctcaGGGAAAATGCGGGCAGAGGCCGAGAAGGGACAGCCCTGGGGGTGGCTGTGAGAAGGGGCCCGGGCCCAGGGGGTGCTACCTGAGGAAGGCCTCCTCGGGGGTGggccccaggctgggctgggcggCCGGGCCATCGAAGACGTCCACCAGGAGGTTCCCTGCCCCTGCAGAAGCCGGGGGTGCTGCCGGGGGAGGGGCTGCCCGCAGCCCCAGGAGGTCGGCGGAGGGCGAGGGCGTCGACTGTAGGAAGCGCAGGTCATGGTGAGGACAGATGGCACCCTGGCAGGACCCAGCCCCAGGCACCCTGGCAGGGCCCACCCCAGGGGACTCACCACAGTGCTGGGGGTGGGCTCTACGCCCCCGTTGATGTCATTGCTGCTTGGGTCCCTCCGGCCATCATCCAGGGCACTGCCGGCCCCTGGCCCCTTCTTGCGTTTCAGCTTGGCCAGGATGGACGACTCGCGCTCGGGGAAGGGCGGCATCTCCTCCAGCACTGTAGCCTGGCGCGGTCGGGGTGGGGAAGGTCAGTTCGGGTCAGGAGGAGGGGAGAGCGGGAAGGGGGTGTGCCAGGGCGGGGAGGGACAAGGCTCTGACCAGGACGTCGGTGCTGGCCACCGAGCTGAGGGTGAGGTACTCCACGGCTCGCTGCTGCAGCTCCACGTCAGCATTGCGCAGCTGGGAGCCGGCCCGCAGCACGGCCTGGATGGTGGCCTTGGTCTCGGGGAAGAGGTTGATGAACTTGATGTAGGTGGACAGCAGCAGCGCCCGCGTCGCCACGCTGCACAGGTGGAACTTGGAGTGGAGCAGGGAGAACTGCACCGGGGGGCTGTGCGCGGGAGTGGGTGTCAGCGGGGCCAGGCTCCACTGCCCTCTCCCAGAAACCCCCTTGAGAGGCGCCCCTCCCCGGGATGGACCTGTCCCAGGACCCCAGGCCGCTGGAGGGGAGTGGCCCTCCCCAGGCACCAGGCAGAGGCCACAGTCACACTCTGTCCACGATCCTGGGACTGAGGTCCTCTCTTACCCTGCTAGGTGGGTTGGGGTGGAGGCCGAGAGGATGGGAGCCCATCACCGCCTACCCTGAGACCCCTGGGGATCCCTCAAGCCCTGGATCCCTCAGAAGTGTGTAGTGTTCCCCCCGCAGGCTGAGGCTCCCTCACCTGGAGCGGGGGTCCCCAGCAATCAGGTTCCCAAACTCCCCAAGGATGTAGCCGCCAACCTTCACCATGTTCTCATGACAGGCAGGGGCCTGGAGCGCCTGGGGGGGCGGGGAAGGGCGTGGAGAGGACAAGAATGAGCGCCCTCTCCGGGAGCACTGGGTGCAACCACCTCCTGACTGGTGGAACCCTCAAAGCTCTGCTGCGGGTGGGGTTATAGGtggtaaactgaggcacaaaaaggTTGAGTGACCGGCCCGAGCTCACACAGGCAGTAAAACAGGGCtgtgagccgggcgtggtggctcatgcctgtaaccctagcattttgggaggccgaggcaggcagattgcccaagctcaggagtttgaaaccagcctgggcaacatggtgaaaccccatctctattaaaaatacaaacaaattagctgggtgtggtggcacgcgcctgtagtaccagctactggggaggctgaggcaggagaatggtttgacgccgggaggcggaggttgcagtgagacaagatcacgccaaGGCACTCACTCcccaatccagcctgggcgacagagtgagactccgtctccaaaaaacaaactaacacaccaaaaaaaaaaaaaacaaaaaaaccagggcTGTGCAGGGTCCCTTTCCTGGGACAGAGGGAAATGGAAACTACCGAGATCTGGGGCCGGGACTGCACACTGGGCTCCCCATGCCCAGGCCCTGGGGACTCCTCACATCAGGAGGGGGGAGGGACCCAGAGTCCTGGGTGCCCTGGGTTGGCCCAGAGAGGCAGAGGCCCCACTTTGAGGTCACAGCGGTGCAGAAGGAGGGTGGCCAGGGGCTGGCAGGCGCCACAGCCCCGGCCGTCCTTGCTCTGCCCCTAGGTCCTGTCGTGAGGTCATGGGGGTCAGGGTCAGGAATGCTGACCTCAAAGACCGTCTTGGCGGCGTAGCCCTGGACGTCATCACGGTTGGTGACGATCTGTAGCACACGGTACCACACCTCTTCACTCACGTAGTCGCCCGCGATGCGGATGAGGTTAAGGATGGTGTCCACATACCAGCTGTAGTCCACGGCGTACTTCTCAGCCAGGATGGCCACCTTCAGGACCTGCCGCCAGAGCGTGTGAGCGACAGAGTGCCCGCAGGCTGAGTCGGGCTTTCATTCACCTGGCTCTGGGCTCACCACTGCCCCCATCTggagacccaggagtccaggtcccagcccctcctccctcagacccaggaatcCAGGCCACCAGCCACCTCTCCCTCAGATCCAGGTATCCAGCCTCCAGACCCTCTTCCCTCGGACCCAAGAGTCCAAGCCCCCCGTCACCCCCTCCCTCAGACCCACAAGTCCAGCCCGCACCCCGCAGCACTCACGATCTCCTCGCGGATGGCATAGTCGGCCGTCTCCAGGTACCGCAGCATCTCCGACACGATCTGCTTGGCATTGCTCCGGTCACACATGGCATAGAGGAGGTCAGCTGCCCGCTGCCGCACGCTGACGTCCCGCTCCGTCTGAGGgtggacagcagggcccaggtgTGTTTTAGACTCCCTGTTGGCACAGGGTTGGCCACCCAAGGGCCTCTGAGCCTCTGGTCTTTCTGAGGGGGGTGGCAGGCCCAAGTGGGCTCCAAGGGGTCACACCTTGAGGGCATTGATGACGGTGTCAATGTGCGTCTTGACGGCTTCGTGGGAGAACTCGGAACTGGCCAGCGTGCACATGCTCTCCAGGGCCAGGTAGCGCAGGTTGGTCTCCCGGTGCTGCAGGAACTGGCCCAGCTGGTTGCAGGCCCGAACCAGGAGGTTGGGCTCACTGCCCACAGGGGCCACAAGAAAGGGATAGTGAGAGAAACTgacaggaggaggtggaggactCGGGCCCCAGCTGACCCACCTCACAGCCCCCAAGGATCCAGGTCTTAACCTTGCCGGCTCTGCATTGCAGTCCTGCACCTCCAGTGACCCAGACAGCTGGGCCTTTGAGTCCAGAGAAAGATACCCAGCAATTCTGCCCCCAGGAAGCGCCCCAGCACCAACCTCACAGGTGACACTTCACAGCCCCATCCTCCTACTACCCTACCTAAAAGTTAAGATTCCCTGCCCTCTGCCTAGGACCCAGGAGTCCGGGCCTCCACGCCCCTCTTTCCTGGCGCTGGGCATCAGGCCCTGGTGGGCCCAGGCGGGCACCTGTCATAGTGGATGATGAGGCTGATGGTCTCGAAGAGGATGGCGTTCTTGGCGTTGGAGTGCTGCACCTTCTTGGATTTGGGGGGCTCCTGGGCCTTGTTGAGCACAGTCTCCAGACATTCCACCAGCCGCCCCTTCACGGCCGCATCCTCTGGGGAAATGAAGGGGACGCACCTGGCTGAGTGTCCTGCCCGCCTGACAAACCAGCTGGGGTGGTGGCCATGCCCCAGCTCCTGTCTTCCAAGGGAGGAGCTCGGGGTGCCTCTGACCTTGAGAATTCTGCAGCTCAGGGCCAGGGTCTCTGCTCCCTCAACCTCTTCCCAGCCCAGCAGAGGAGGTGAGAGAAGGCACCTCTGGAGACACAGGATCTATCCCCAGTCCTGGGCTCTCCTCCTACTCTGACCCTCAGGCAAGAGGTGGCACCcatgtgagcctcagtttcctcatctgcagctCTGAGGCTCCTTAGGTTTCTCACTAAGCAACAGAAGCTCCAGGAACCTTCCCAAGAGATGCCCCCAAACCCAGGCCTTCCCAAGGACTGGTGCGAGTGCCGAGCAGCCCCTGACAAAAATGCACCAGCCACCCACCCAAGTGTCCGTTCAGCAAGAGACCACAGGTGCCATCCTCTGGGCCTAGAGGCTGGGaggtcaaaagagacaaggctCAACCAGGCGCCCCCTCACCCCCCAGAGCTCTCTACCACTGACAGATGCCAGCCAGAAGCTCACAGGAACACCAAtcactacatttcccagcatgTGACGTCTTTTCAAGTGTATATAAGAGCTGTCAAGTATTCCAGCAAAAAATGCTGCTGCAAATCTATAGGAAAATTCACCAGATAGAGGAACAAGCTAAAAGACACCACAATGCAGCAATGAGGCCAGTTGCCACCATGGGACACATGGCAATGGCATCCCCTGGTTTCTCCAGAAATAGGTGTGGGGGCTAGTCCAGACTACGAGAAACCACCAAGACAGAATCCAATTTAAATCCTGTTTTTGTAAACAGGGAaactgtgtcgcccagactgatctcaaactcctgggctcaagcgatccttctgcctcagtctcccaaagtgccaggattacagtgTAAACCACTAAACCTGGCAGAATCCAATTGAATATGTGATCCTAGACTGTACTGTGATatatattctggtttttttttttttttttgagacagagtctcactctgtcacccaagctggagtgcagtggcgcaatcttggctcactgcaacctccgcctcccgggttcaatcgatcctcccatctcagcctcctgagtagctgggactacagtcatgcaccaccacacctggctaattttttgtattttttgtagagatggggtttcgccatgttggccagactggtctcgaactcctgagctcaagtgatcctcctgcctcagcctctcaaattgctgggattacaggtatgagctgccatgcctggcccagaacaACATATTTAAAGGCAAAACATCATGATGTatgtaatttacttttaaatatttcagaagaaaataaaacaagagcaTGCATACATGGCAAAATGTGAAGTCTAAGTAATGACATCTCTCTACTTATGTGGATGTTGGGAAACTTTTCACAAttgcatgtgaaaaaaaaatgacttggaAACAAATTGGCAGTAGCCCACTACCATTTGCTGAAAAGGAGGTGACACAGGGTTGGTGTGTCCTCAGAGCCAGCCTCAGGACAGGGCTGTATCTGCAGTTCCTACACCACAGAGGGTTGGAGTGGGTGAGGTGCCTGCCCTGGGTGTACCACAGAATTACCAACTGGGCCTTCTGGGGTGGACGTGGGCTTAGAGCATGACCTAAGCCCTTCTTGACAGGATGAaaaagaggcccagagaaggaagACATGTCCCCAGGGTCACACAACAGAATTTATCACTGGCTTCACACAAGATGGGCCTCTGGTGTCACCTCAATATCATACACTCAGTTATagagtgtgcacacacatgccatGTGCAGAGGGACGTGCACAGACACAACGCATACTGGCAAGCATTGAGACACGCATACACAGGCATGCAGACAGGTGTCTACACTCATGTACACACCCACTTGTGTGCACAGACAGGTACACATGTAGATGCACACACtgatacatacacatgtacacacatagaGGGACACAGAGATACCATGAACACACTGCCAcatatagacacagacacacacacacaatgacacATCCACATACAGGGGGATGCATGCAGACGTGCATGCACACGGACAGGTATCGACACACACAGAtgaacacgcacacacacgcaggcATGAACACAGGCATGTACACCCAGAGATTCGGTGGCATACATTGGCCCTGGCCCCTGGCAGGTGCTGGGCATGCTGGCTGAATGGAGGGAACTGGTGCATTAGCACCTACTGTGTGGCAGGCCCCTCAGCACAGGGTCCcaagaaactgctccatgaagtcAGTCAGCCAAGGGGACAGAAGCCCAGGGGAGCTCCGTGGCAGAGGGAGGGTTTATAGCAGAGAGTCTGGGGGCTGACTTTCGCTTACTCAATGCCTAGAACGGTGATGTCTCAccttcaagcctcagtttccctgtgtgCATATCACACTGGCTGTTCGTCCTTGCCAGCTCTGTTCGGCAGGTGCAGGCGCCCccctgcacagtgcctggctcactACAGGAGTTTCATACACACTGGCTATTGGGACCGTGAGCGCTAAGGGAAGGTTCCCACCAGATGTGAAAACCCCTAACAGGGCTATGGTAATTCAGACAGCAGAGCCTGGAATCACCCACTGACCGGGTGGGTGACCCTGGGCCAGGAGCTCCCTCTCCCagtctcagattcctcatctataaaacaggcgCAGTAACAGCCCCTAGTGACAGGGCTGGAACGAGAGCCCGGGTGGCAGGGACCTCAGCAATGAGGCTGGTCGATGATGCCACACAGGGTAGGCACTGGGCCTCGCGCTGCCCGCTTGCCACCCCCACTGCAGCCACGTAACAGGGGACAGAGGAACCACCCCAGCTTCAGAGAAATCCTGACCCAGACCCTCCAGTCCCACCTGACACGCTGTGAAGCTGGAGGCCCCCAGATGCCAGCAGCAGGCCACCCCGGGTTGGGGAGTGCACGGTGTTCGTTACCTGGAGGCGGGTAGCACTGCAGCAGCCGCAGGAGCTTCACCGAGAGCCAGGGCGCTGGGACGAAGTAGTAGGTGTAGTCCTGGAGGTCGGTGGAGGCTGAGGAGACAATCTGCGGGGGAAGAGCAAGGAATAggttgggggctggggtgggaggggcacGTGGGCTCACATGCCAGGGTGGAGCAAATGCTGCCTTCCAAGGGCAGTGCTGTCAGTGTTAACAGTTTTGttagtgggtttttttgtagagacagggtctcaccatgttgcccaggcgggttcagatctcatggcctcaagcaatcctcccacctcaggcccccAGTGtcctagggttacaggcatgagccaccatgcccagccaatgtgatggttttatgaagCAGGAATCTGAGGCTCTGGGAAGTGAGCGAGGAAGGGTCAGGCACACAGGATGGGGGCAAAACTAGGACTAAGCCTGGCTGGTTGATCTTTCCAAGTAATGCTGGTGCGCGGTGGGCAGGAAAGGTCTCTGCTGGTTCCCTTCTGTGTGACAGTCCCAGGGCCCCCTCCTCACATGGGAGGCTCTGAGCCTCCCCTGCCCCAGGTTTCCTCCATCAGAGCACACAGCATGCCGGCTCCCGGAGGCTGTTTCCTGTAGTCCCCCTACAAGGCTCAAAGCTACTCAAGGGCAGGGATTGGGTCTGACCCTTTTCTGGGTCCCTAGGCCTAATACAAGGTCAGATAGGAAGAGGTTCAGGGAAGAGGCAGGGAattagtgaaagactgaaagatcatggctgggcgcagtggctcacatctgtaatcccagcactttgggaggccaaggtgggcagatcacctgaggtcaggagtttgagaccagcctgaacaacatggtgaaaccccgtctctactaaaaatacaaaattagccagcgtggtggtgcatgcctgtaatcccagctacttgggagtctgaggcaggagaattgcgggaagcggaggttgcagtgagccaagatcgtgccattgtactccagcctgggcaataagagcgaaactccatctcaaaaaaaaaaaaaaggaaagatcatGTGACATTTTTTCCTCATTGCAAACTCCTATTCAACCTTGCAAAGCCCTTCTCCAGGAAGCTCTGGCCCACCTCTGTGCTGGTCTGTGTTCCTGCCTCACTGTCATCCTGGCACACTGCAGCATTCGGACGTGTGATGAATGCATGAAACAGTGACTGAGGCTaagcaccatggctcacacctgtaatcccagcactttgggaggctgaggcgggaggatcacttgaagccaggagtttgagaccagtgtggacaacaaagcaagaccgatctctacaaaaaatacaaaaattagtggccgggtgcagtggctcacacctgtaatcccagcactttgggaggccaaggtgggcagatcatgaggtcaggagatcgagaccatcctggctaacacggggaaaccccatctctattgaaaatacaaaaaaaattagccgggcgcggtggcaggcgcctgtagtcccagctactcgggaggctgaggcaggagaatggcgtgaacccaggaggcggagcttgcagtgagccaagaaagcgccactgcagtccaggctgggcaacagagtgagactccatctcaaaaaaaaagaaaaaaaaaaaaaaattagccacctgcactcccagctactcgagaggctgaggcgagagatcgcttgagtctaggagccagaggctgcaatgaaccatggttgtactactgcactccagcctgggtgacagtgagaccctgtctcttaaaaaaacaacaacaaaacaaaaaacaaaaacaaaaccctgagaaagaaataatgagtaGATGCGTGAGCTGGTGTGTTCTCTTTGCCTGTGAATCCAGGCCTCTCTCTACCTGCCCAGGAGACATGCATGTGTGCTCCAAGTCTCAGTTCAGGGAATCCTTCACCGCCCCCAGGAAGCCTTTGTGGACTCCCAGCCTGGGTTAAGTGCCTCCTATGGGTGCCCTGTCCTACCTCCATTATAGCGCAAGTCACCCCTTTTCTGACAATCGGTGACTGAgtcacctccctgcaagcaggaCAGGGAGCTCCTTAAGTGCAGAGCTTGGTTTCTGACTCATCTGTGTCCCTGGTGTCACCCCACATGGAGCCTGGCATGCATGAGGCCTCAGGGGATGTTCCTGGGCAGGACAGGAGCAAAGGTGGGAGAGGGACGCCAGGCAGGAGTGAGGCTGCACAGGAAAGACAGAGGCGGGAGGCAAAGTCAGAAGAGGGAAGgcgggagacagagagaggagcgggagagggaggagggcagggggcaGCTCTGGCTCCCAGGGTGCTCGGCCTGCGAGGCCCTGTTCTGAGCACTTTATCCACAGCGCTCTGTGCCTCCAGGCGGGCACTGGTATTAACCCCACTGAACACAGGGGGCAGCTGAGGCCAGGGAGGTGAAGTCACTTGTCCGGGGCCACCCAGCCAGGAAGAGGCCGAGCCAGGATGAATCCAGCTCAGAGCGTGAGGTTGTAAACCTTGGGCTGGGCTGCCTCTCAGGGAGAGTGGGGACCTGGGGGGTGTCAGAGGGCACAGGGATGCCAAGGCCACCTTCTGCAGCCATCATCTAGGCCACACCCACCCGGCTGAGGCGCGACACAGCCAGGGAGATGCACGTCTTGAAGTCGTCTGGGTTCTTCTTGCAGAGACAGGTGATGAGGCTGACAGCAGCCGTGACCACGCCCTGCAGGGGCAGAGGAGAGACAAGTCAGGCCCTGGGGGAGGCGGGCACCTGAGAGCAGAGGCTCAGGAGCGGGGCAAGGTCGGGCTGTGTGTGCAGTTGGGAGGATGGGGTTTAGGGGTGTGCACCTGTGTCACTGTGCGTGCTtcaggggtggggtgaggaggcCACGGGGCCTCGGGCACCATGACCAGCACTGACCTGGGTGTGTGGGGTATCCCTGGCAGAACCGCAGGCAGCTGGGTAAGGAGCAGTGAAGGGGTGGGACTCTAGAGAGTTGAGACTATGGTGAGTGGGACAGGGGTCGAGGTTTCTGTGCTGGTGGGCAGGTGACGGGCGCTGTTGGGGGGATCTCTGGGTATCAGAAACAGAGAGTGGGATTTTCTAAGGGGCTGGGTGGTTGGTAAGGGGTGTGGGGGGTCACTGGACAGGATCTCTAGCCAGCCAGGTGAGTGTCAGAGATGGGGATGGGAGGGTTTCTGGACACTTGGGCAGGTAATGAGTACCAGGGACACTGGATCATGGTTTCTGGTGCCTGGTGAACGTCAGGGCCAAGCGGGGAGCCCCAGGCATCCATGGGGTCTGGGCCGAGGGGGTAGCCCTGGGCATCCAGGGAGATCAGGGCAGAGTGGGGAGTCCCGGGCATCCAGGGGTTCAGGGCCGAGGGGGGAGCACCAGGTGTCCAGGGGGGTCGGGGCTGAGGTGGAACCCCGGGCATCCAGGAGGCGTGAGGGCAAAGGGCTCACCATGTGCTGGTCATTGAGCAGGTGCACCACGCGTGCCGTCCACTCGCCCATGGGCACCAGGTCAGGCGAGGCCTTGTAGAGTCGCAGGAGGCACAGGG
This window encodes:
- the AP2A1 gene encoding AP-2 complex subunit alpha-1, whose amino-acid sequence is MPAVSKGDGMRGLAVFISDIRNCKSKEAEIKRINKELANIRSKFKGDKALDGYSKKKYVCKLLFIFLLGHDIDFGHMEAVNLLSSNKYTEKQIGYLFISVLVNSNSELIRLINNAIKNDLASRNPTFMCLALHCIANVGSREMGEAFAADIPRILVAGDSMDSVKQSAALCLLRLYKASPDLVPMGEWTARVVHLLNDQHMGVVTAAVSLITCLCKKNPDDFKTCISLAVSRLSRIVSSASTDLQDYTYYFVPAPWLSVKLLRLLQCYPPPEDAAVKGRLVECLETVLNKAQEPPKSKKVQHSNAKNAILFETISLIIHYDSEPNLLVRACNQLGQFLQHRETNLRYLALESMCTLASSEFSHEAVKTHIDTVINALKTERDVSVRQRAADLLYAMCDRSNAKQIVSEMLRYLETADYAIREEIVLKVAILAEKYAVDYSWYVDTILNLIRIAGDYVSEEVWYRVLQIVTNRDDVQGYAAKTVFEALQAPACHENMVKVGGYILGEFGNLIAGDPRSSPPVQFSLLHSKFHLCSVATRALLLSTYIKFINLFPETKATIQAVLRAGSQLRNADVELQQRAVEYLTLSSVASTDVLATVLEEMPPFPERESSILAKLKRKKGPGAGSALDDGRRDPSSNDINGGVEPTPSTVSTPSPSADLLGLRAAPPPAAPPASAGAGNLLVDVFDGPAAQPSLGPTPEEAFLSPGPEDIGPPIPEADELLNKFVCKNNGVLFENQLLQIGVKSEFRQNLGRMYLFYGNKTSVQFQNFSPTVVHPGDLQTQLAVQTKRVAAQVDGGAQVQQVLNIECLRDFLTPPLLSVRFRYGGAPQALTLKLPVTINKFFQPTEMAAQDFFQRWKQLSLPQQEAQKIFKANHPMDAEVTKAKLLGFGSALLDNVDPNPENFVGAGIIQTKALQVGCLLRLEPNAQAQMYRLTLRTSKEPVSRHLCELLAQQF